In the Cydia amplana chromosome 14, ilCydAmpl1.1, whole genome shotgun sequence genome, one interval contains:
- the LOC134654160 gene encoding cyclin-dependent kinase 5 activator 1, with product MRGPSTRARLMGTVLSFSPRERRPPAGAPPPDRAALAYSYERLNNAKNRENREVPRDERRATLDDAAKIISEKTALEKNLKKHSLFINALSWKRFSTANNNKKKLECKTKSVTTFRAPLTDNAPLDRNKNVSVQGTIYARPAPVAAPLPPPAEVARTNALNNNVCYSEKLPTTVVGPAVAPRKTVIQASTSELLKCLGMFLHTRCHRLRDFQAGDAVMWLRTVDRSLLLQGWQDVAFINPANVVFVYMLVRELVDGDRIGRPQELQAVVLTCLYLSYSYMGNEISYPLKPFLVEDSKDKFWDRCLLIVDRLSFNMLRINSEPGFFTEVFTELKACGAVESPPPAPVHAAPPPPHAISAA from the exons ATGCGGGGTCCTAGCACGCGCGCCCGCCTCATGGGCACCGTGCTCAGCTTCAGCCCGCGCGAGCGGCGCCCgcccgccggcgcgccgccgccggaccGCGCCGCGCTCGCCTACTCCTACGAACGACTCAACAACGCCAAAAACAGAGAGAACAGGGAGGTCCCCCGCGACGAGCGCCGCGCCACCCTCGACGACGCCGCCAAAATCATCTCCGAGAAAACGGCGCTCGAGAAAAACTTGAAAAAGCACTCGCTGTTCATAAACGCCTTATCCTGGAAGAGGTTTTCTACGGCCAATAACAATAAGAAAAAGTTAGAATGCAAGACGAAGAGCGTGACGACGTTCAGAGCGCCTTTAACAGACAATGCACCCTTGGACAGGAACAAGAATGTGAGCGTCCAAGGGACGATATACGCGCGGCCCGCGCCCGTCGCGGCGCCGCTGCCGCCACCGGCCGAGGTCGCGCGGACTAACGCACTCAACAACAATGTCTGCTACTCGGAGAAGCTGCCGACGACGGTGGTGGGGCCGGCGGTGGCCCCGCGCAAGACCGTCATCCAGGCTTCCACCTCCGAGTTGCTCAAGTGCCTGGGGATGTTCCTGCACACGCGCTGTCACCGGCTACGGGACTTCCAAGCAGGGGATGCGGTGATGTGGCTCCGGACGGTGGACAGGTCGCTGCTGTTGCAGGGATGGCAG GACGTGGCATTCATCAACCCCGCCAACGTGGTGTTCGTGTACATGCTGGTCCGCGAGCTGGTCGACGGCGACCGCATCGGGCGCCCGCAGGAGCTGCAGGCCGTCGTGCTCACCTGCCTCTACCTCTCCTACTCCTACATGGGCAACGAGATCTCCTACCCGCTCAAACCTTTCCTCGTCGAGGACTCCAAGGACAAGTTCTGGGACCGCTGCCTTCTCATCGTCGACCGGCTATCCTTCAACATGCTCCGCATCAACTCCGAGCCCGGCTTCTTCACTGAAGTGTTCACCGAACTGAAGGCTTGCGGGGCCGTCGAGAGCCCGCCCCCCGCGCCCGTGCACGCGGCTCCTCCCCCGCCGCACGCCATCTCGGCCGCCTGA